Proteins encoded together in one Streptomyces umbrinus window:
- a CDS encoding RidA family protein, translated as MAELTRISAPDGVAPAAAYTHVVMGTGRFVAVSGQLALDEDGKLVGEGDPAAQARQVFENLRRCLAAAGATFDNVVKLTFFVTDMAYMPAVRAARDEHISPDRLPAASAVQVAALVSPDFLLEIEAFALLPE; from the coding sequence ATGGCCGAACTGACGCGCATCTCCGCCCCCGACGGGGTCGCCCCCGCCGCCGCGTACACCCACGTCGTCATGGGCACGGGCCGCTTCGTGGCGGTCTCGGGCCAGCTCGCGCTCGACGAGGACGGCAAGCTCGTCGGGGAGGGTGACCCGGCGGCGCAGGCCCGTCAGGTCTTCGAGAACCTGCGGCGCTGTCTGGCCGCGGCCGGGGCGACCTTCGACAACGTGGTCAAACTGACCTTCTTCGTCACGGACATGGCGTACATGCCGGCCGTCCGCGCGGCCCGGGACGAGCACATATCCCCCGACCGCCTCCCGGCCGCCTCGGCCGTGCAGGTCGCCGCCCTGGTGAGCCCGGACTTCCTGCTGGAGATCGAGGCGTTCGCGCTGCTGCCCGAGTGA
- a CDS encoding GNAT family N-acetyltransferase, whose protein sequence is MDERLRSPSATLHVREMVLADCPRVAEIRVRGWQTAYKGMMPQAYLDGLDPAEDVGRLRARFEQAGESVVSLVAEWDGDVVGWACHGPYREGEVRTAEAELYAIYVDLDRLGHGVGRALLRESVARCTAAGHGRMLLWVLRENTGARRFYERAGFAPDGAEEPFEVDGVEVPEVRYARVLGGS, encoded by the coding sequence ATGGACGAACGCCTCCGCTCCCCTTCCGCCACTCTCCACGTCCGGGAGATGGTCCTGGCCGACTGTCCCCGCGTGGCCGAGATCCGCGTGCGCGGCTGGCAGACGGCGTACAAGGGGATGATGCCGCAGGCGTACCTCGACGGGCTCGACCCGGCGGAGGACGTCGGGCGTCTGCGGGCCCGCTTCGAGCAGGCCGGTGAGAGCGTGGTGAGCCTGGTCGCGGAGTGGGACGGCGACGTCGTCGGCTGGGCGTGCCACGGCCCGTACCGGGAGGGCGAAGTCCGCACCGCGGAAGCCGAGTTGTACGCGATCTACGTGGACCTCGACCGGCTCGGGCACGGTGTCGGCCGCGCCCTGCTGCGGGAGTCCGTCGCCCGCTGCACGGCCGCGGGGCACGGCCGGATGCTGCTGTGGGTGCTCCGGGAGAACACGGGCGCGCGCCGCTTCTACGAGAGGGCCGGTTTCGCACCGGACGGCGCTGAGGAGCCCTTCGAGGTGGACGGTGTCGAGGTGCCGGAGGTGCGTTACGCCCGTGTGCTGGGCGGCTCCTGA
- a CDS encoding sensor histidine kinase — protein MTDDGPRDLYEAMMLAAPDGIVAVDADGCVRACNPAAAALLERPEDELIGSVFGFPLVHGEATEVTLVLPNGRSKVVEMRVTLARHDDRRLYVAALRDGTRRRQADHVLQSALEHQSVVVAVAAHQLHNPLAALGALVHVLKEPPPDLTDEGRAQLVERIAERTARLQSLVRKLLTAARIDGAWQQGVPEAVPVLGFLLERLAESAARGRDLRLAVPAHLVARVDRVGFAEIFTNYLENALVYGREPVEITARATGGHIELSVADHGPGVPESFVPHLFERYRRDPATAAVTEGTGLGLWIARSLARANGGDAWYEPGRPSGAVFCVSLPQEPPSTRA, from the coding sequence ATGACTGACGACGGGCCGCGGGATCTCTACGAAGCCATGATGCTGGCCGCCCCGGACGGCATCGTCGCGGTCGACGCGGACGGCTGCGTACGAGCCTGCAACCCGGCCGCGGCGGCCCTGCTGGAGCGCCCCGAGGACGAACTGATCGGCTCGGTGTTCGGCTTCCCGCTGGTCCACGGCGAGGCCACCGAGGTCACACTGGTCCTGCCGAACGGCCGCAGCAAGGTCGTCGAGATGCGGGTCACCCTGGCCCGACACGACGACCGCCGGCTGTACGTGGCCGCGCTGCGCGACGGAACCCGCCGACGGCAGGCAGACCACGTCCTCCAGTCCGCCCTCGAACACCAGAGCGTGGTCGTCGCCGTGGCCGCACACCAACTGCACAACCCGCTCGCCGCCCTGGGCGCCCTGGTGCACGTGCTGAAGGAGCCGCCACCCGACCTGACGGACGAGGGGCGGGCGCAACTGGTCGAGCGGATCGCCGAGCGCACGGCCCGACTGCAGTCGCTCGTCCGCAAGCTGCTCACCGCAGCCCGCATCGACGGGGCGTGGCAGCAGGGGGTGCCGGAAGCGGTGCCGGTGCTGGGCTTCCTCCTGGAACGGCTCGCCGAGTCCGCGGCCCGCGGCCGTGACCTGCGGCTGGCCGTCCCGGCGCATCTGGTGGCCCGCGTCGACCGGGTGGGCTTCGCCGAGATCTTCACCAACTACCTGGAGAACGCCCTCGTCTACGGCCGGGAGCCGGTCGAGATCACAGCGCGTGCCACCGGCGGACACATCGAACTGTCCGTCGCGGACCACGGTCCGGGCGTGCCCGAGTCCTTCGTCCCGCACCTCTTCGAGCGCTACCGCCGCGACCCCGCGACGGCGGCGGTCACCGAGGGCACCGGTCTCGGCCTGTGGATCGCCCGCAGCCTGGCCCGTGCGAACGGCGGCGACGCCTGGTACGAGCCCGGCCGGCCGAGCGGCGCCGTGTTCTGCGTGAGCCTCCCTCAGGAGCCGCCCAGCACACGGGCGTAA